TCAATCGCATCCACACCAGTGTTGTTCGTCTTGTTGGCAATGGGGTGAATGAACGCATGTTTGCACCCAGCGCTGCGGTCGGCGAGAGCAACAGCGATGGTGTGGCTGCAGCCCCTGTGGCTTCAGCTTCGCAAGGCGGTGGCGGTGGGGCTTTGGGGTTGTACGGGCTGTTGGCCTTGTGGGCCGGGTTGGGCTTGTGGCGGTCCTCGCAAGCAGGGCTTAAGGGGGCGTGAACAGAAAATTGGGATAGAATTGATGATTACTTGGTCATACCTCCATTGACAATCAGCCAAGACCATTCATGCCCAACGCCGACACGTTTCAAGAAAAGACCGACATCCGCTGGGAATACGCTTCCGTAATCGGCATCCTGCTGATCTGGGTCAGTATTCTGTCCCTGAAAATCGGGGTGGGCCTTATCGCCGGCTTGGCCATTTTTGCCCTTACCCGTTTCACGCGCCGTGGCTTTGGTCGCCTGCTGCAACCCCACATCAACAAGTTCAAGGGCCCGTTCATGCGCGGCCTGTTCGGGTGGTTGCCCACGTTCATGACCACTGCCGTGGTGGCCGCTGCTGTAGTGTTGCTGGGGGTCGGCCTGAACAGTGGCGTGCGGTTCGTGCTGCAAACCATGACCCAACAAGGGCCACAGTTGGTTGAAGAGGCCTTGCGCAATCTGAACTCGGTTACTGCCAGCCTGCCCGACACCATTCGGGCGCACATACCCGGCAAGCCCAGCGACCTGTTCAAGATGATCAGCAAAGACGACAGCGACTTCGTGGGCTACATTCGAAGTTTTGGTGGTGCCAGTTTCTTCATTTTCCTGCAATTTGTGTTTGCGCTAATTCTGGGTGTCTCTGCTGCATTGATGGTGCCAGCCCCAGTGGTTGGTACAGCGCCCCGTCCATTGGCCACGGCATGGATCCAAACCCTTGAGAACTACGTGCGTTGTTTCACCTTGCTCATGGGCGCGCAGGTGTATGTCAGTATCTGGAACACATTCTGTACCGCGGTTTTCATTTACGGTATTTTGCCCGCCTTCGATGTGGTGTTGCCTTTCCGGGAATTGCTGTTGATGTTCACTGCGGTGGCCAGTTTGATACCCGCCGCCGGCAACATCATGGCCAACACCCTTATTCTGGTACTGACCATTCGCTACGGCGTGTTTGTGGCTCTGGGCTCAGTGATGTACCTGTTCGTCATCCACAAGCTGGAATACTTTGTGAATGGCTACATCATCGGCCGCAACGTACGTGCCAGCGTGCCCGAAATGCTGATTGCCATTGTGCTGGGTGAAGTGGCATTTGGTTTGCCGGGGTTGATCACTGCGCCGGTGACCTATGCGTTTCTAAAAATGCACTGGCAGAAGTGGGGGTGGGTTTGAATTCACCCAAAATTCAATTTTGGGTGTTGTCGAGAAACAGGCCTGAATACCTCAGAGAAACCCTGTTGTCAGCCAGTGCACAAATTGCACCGGGGATTGAAATTCTCGTGTCCGACAATTCGGACAATGATGACATTGTCAGCATGGTGGCCAGTGAGTTTCCTCAAGTAAAGGTCATTGCCAGAAGACCGGTTTTGCCTGCGCTGACTCATTTCCGAGTTGTGTTGGCTGAGGCAAGCGCTGAATACATCACCCTGTTTCACGACGATGATGTTTTGCTCCCCGGTTATTTCACAGAGCTTTCCAGAATGCTGGATCAGTGCCCCGAAGCATCTGCTGCGGCCTGTGATGCAACAATCATTCGAGGTGACATACCCACATCGACATTGCTCATCGGCAGCAGCAAGGTGGATCGTCACCTGTTGAACTCCGAGCAATTGTTGCTGCCTTATCTTCAGTTTCAGCGCCTCGGCCCCGCACCTTTTCCGGCTTACATGTATCGCCGCTCCAAAATCGGAGGTCTTTGCCTGAACCCCTTGTGGGGTGGAAAGTATGCTGATGTGTCGTTTTTGTCAGAAGTCGCCAGGCGAGGCCCAATTCTGGTCAGTTGCAAGCCCTTGATGAGTTACCGGATTCATCCCGGCAATGACAATGCCAGCGAACTGGTTGGGTCACGTCTTCGTCTGTTGCGCTACCTTTTGACCCAAACCCTTTTTACACGTCAATCGAAGGCCATTCGACATTTCAAATTCAGATATTGGTCCAAGTGGTATCGGGAAAATCAGCACGAACGAATTCATCCCAACCGGTTGAAAGTTGTTCGACGATTCCTTGTTTTGAATGGACTGCGCCTGGCGCTTACAGAACCAGGCTTTTGGCTCAGATTCTTCAATCGCGCCCGCCGATAGGAAGACACCATGTTAATTACCCTGGCGGGTCGATTGGTTCAATTTGGCTTGTTGCTTGTCAACATCAAAGTCATGACAAGTTTGTTGGTGCCCACCCAATATGGCTTGATGTCGCTTTATCTCGCAATCAACCTGTTTTTTGGTTTTGTCTTCGTTAACCCGGTGGGAACCTACATCAATCGTCATTTGCGTTTGTGGCAGGGCGAGGGGTTGCTGTATTCCAAATTCCGTCTGTTTCTGCCTTACTGGGCATTTCTGGCCATCGCGTGCTTCGTCGGGTTAATCGTTGCGCGTGCAGCGGGGTTGCTGTTCGAAGACGAGTCGCTTTGGGCTCTTTTAATTTGCAGCTTGCTGGTCTTGTCCTCCACTTTGTTCAACACCTTGGTGCCCTCTTTGAATTTGTTGGGTCATGACAAATCATTCGTGATTCTCACGGTGGTCACATCTGCCTTGGGTCTTGCGCTGTCATCCCTGTTTGTCATGATTTTTGAAGCCAATGCAGGTAATTGGCTGGCTGGTCTGGTTCTCAGCCAGGTGCTCGGCACATGTTTTTCGTTTGCTTTTTACAAACGCCTTGGCTTGAAAAAAACAACAAGCCAAGCCGAGCCCATTATTCAAGTGTTGTCCAAGTCAGTTTTTCCTTATGCCTGGCCAGTCCTTCTTTACACGCTGTTGATCTGGTCAAGTTTTCAGGCTTACCGGTTTGTGATTGAGGAATATTTTTCCCTCCTTGAGCTGGGCCTGGTTGTTGCAGGCTATTCCGTCGCGATACAAATCATTGCGGCCACGGAACAGATCGCCAACACCTGGTTTCTGCCCCGCTTTTATGCCGAATGCGACTCGCCCAACCCTGCAGTGCGGTCGCAAGCCACAGCGAAGTACGTGTGTTCAATGGCAACGCCGGTCATTTTGGCTTTGTTTGCAGTTTTGACCGGTGCTGACCTGCTGATCAAGATCATGTTGGGCGCTGCTTATCAAGACACGAAAATTTATTTGCTCTTGGGGGTTCTTATTGAGGCTTTTCGCGTTGTGGCCAACGCAACAGGTTTAAGATTCCACCAATCCCGTCAGACCAGCCGGCTGGTATGGCCCGCTTTCTGTGCCCTGCTACTGATCATTGTGCTGGTGGCTATTCAGGATTTGACACTGGTCTCCATCATGGTGAGCATGATCGCAGGCGCAATTTTCCTGCTCGTGTTGATGTTCGACAAGTCACTGCTTCTCAATGTTTTTACTGCAGGTGCAAGGCAGTTCAAGGTTTTCCCTGCTGCTCTGCTTGTGCTTGTTTTTCTCGGTCTTGTTGTCCTGAAGCCTTACCTTGAGTTTCAATTTTATTCTGCGTTGTGGGTGGTGTTGTGGGCGCTGGTGGGCGCAAGTTATTTGAGATCAGTATTGAAGCAAGTTAAACAACAATGAAAAAAATTTCGTTCATTAATACCCATGAGGCGATCAACGTTGGGAATCGTCTCTTTGAATCCGAAACCTATGAGCTGGGAGACGGGTTGCTCACGCCCTTCACTGAAATGCGTGATGCAGCAAGGTTGGATGGCTATGATTTCGCAACCTACCACCTGAACCCGCTGGAAACATCGAACGCCGTGGTGTGTCTCGACATGCCATCTGTGGCGCTACAGGCCAGGATCGCAAAACTGAGCGTGCCAAAGTACCTGTTCATTTTTGAATGCCCCTTGATTCGCCCGGATGACTGGGAAAGCAGTCAGCATGCAATTTTTGACCGTGTTTTCACTTACGACAGAACACGTTGGCGCGGCGGCAAATACCTGAACTACGCCATGCCTTATTCCATGCGTAGAACCATTGTGCAGAGCCCGAAAACAAGGTTCATGTGCCTGGTGGCTTCCAACAAAGTGATTTTGAGGCAGCGAAGTGGCTATGACGACAGGCGAGACCTGATCGAATACTTCAGAAAGACCAAGATGCAGGGTTTCGACCTCTATGGCCGTGGCTGGGAGTTTTACGTAAGTGCCTCTCGGTTGCTGAACCGGCTATTCGCCAGGTTCGGCAGCAAGGCCCCTTGGCTGCGCCGGTTTTGTACGGCACTGCCTTTTTATCAAGGCGCTTTGGTCAACAAACTGCAAACCATTAGCCAGTACAAGTTCATTTATTGCAACGAAAACTTCTCGCATCCCGGTTACCTCACTGAAAAAATTCTCGATGCAATGTGGGCTGGTTCTGTTCCTGTTTATTCGGGCCCACCTGACATCGACGACTTTATTCCTCAAAACTGCTACGTTGCCGCGCATGACTTTCCGTCGGTTCGTGCCTTGGTAGACCATCTGAGTACGATGAGCTCAGCCCAGTACATGGACTATTTGACCAATATTCAACGTTTTCTTGAAAGTGAAAAAGCCCATGTTTTCAGCTCGGACAGTTTCTACGCCGGGCTCAAGTCAGTATTGGACGAAGACCTATGAGACGCAAAATCGCAGTGGTCACCACCAGCGTTTTACAGGTCAAGTTTTTTCTGGTTCCCCACCTGACTGAACTTCAAAAAGAGTTCGATGTAACCTTGGTGTTGAACAACGACTATCCAGAGCTTTTGGCTAGTTTGGGTTTGCCAGTCCGCATCAAGTTAATGGATATCCAGCGAAAAGTATCGCCAGTCAAAGACCTGGCTGCGTTGACGAAGTTGGTCCTCTTTTTCAGGAAAGAGAAATTTGACATGGTCCACAGCGTGAATCCCAAAGCAGGTCTTCTCGCCATCGTTGCTTCCTGGTTGGTGCGGGTGCCTGTACGCGCACACATTTTTCAAGGCGAGGTGTGGGCCAACAAGCAAGGGCTGTGGCGTTTTATTCTGAAAAACCTCGATCGCCTGGTCAGTTTTTGCGCCACAAATTTGACAGTGGTCAGCCAGTCCGAGCGGCGCATTCTGATTGCTGAAAAGGTCATTGGCGCAAGCAAGTCCCGCGTATTGGGCAATGGCTCAATTGGTGGTGTTGATCTGGCCCGGTTCAAGCCAGAGCCCAAGACTCGGTCTGAATTGCGAAGCCGGTTTGGTTACGAAGATCAGCATGTGGTCTATATGTATTTGGGCCGTTTGACTGGGGAAAAGGGACTCCACGAGTTGGCGCAGGCTTTTGACAGGGTGGCAAGTTTGCATCCTGAGGCCCGTTTGCACCTGGTTGGCCCCGACGAGGACAACATCCAGCAAAGCTATGTCGGTTTGATTGACCGACACCCTGGGCGAATACAGATTGAGCCATTTTCGAAAACGCCTCACCACGATTTGCAAGTGGCCGACGTGCTGG
The nucleotide sequence above comes from Limnobacter thiooxidans. Encoded proteins:
- a CDS encoding glycosyltransferase family 10 domain-containing protein, with product MKKISFINTHEAINVGNRLFESETYELGDGLLTPFTEMRDAARLDGYDFATYHLNPLETSNAVVCLDMPSVALQARIAKLSVPKYLFIFECPLIRPDDWESSQHAIFDRVFTYDRTRWRGGKYLNYAMPYSMRRTIVQSPKTRFMCLVASNKVILRQRSGYDDRRDLIEYFRKTKMQGFDLYGRGWEFYVSASRLLNRLFARFGSKAPWLRRFCTALPFYQGALVNKLQTISQYKFIYCNENFSHPGYLTEKILDAMWAGSVPVYSGPPDIDDFIPQNCYVAAHDFPSVRALVDHLSTMSSAQYMDYLTNIQRFLESEKAHVFSSDSFYAGLKSVLDEDL
- a CDS encoding glycosyltransferase family A protein — encoded protein: MNSPKIQFWVLSRNRPEYLRETLLSASAQIAPGIEILVSDNSDNDDIVSMVASEFPQVKVIARRPVLPALTHFRVVLAEASAEYITLFHDDDVLLPGYFTELSRMLDQCPEASAAACDATIIRGDIPTSTLLIGSSKVDRHLLNSEQLLLPYLQFQRLGPAPFPAYMYRRSKIGGLCLNPLWGGKYADVSFLSEVARRGPILVSCKPLMSYRIHPGNDNASELVGSRLRLLRYLLTQTLFTRQSKAIRHFKFRYWSKWYRENQHERIHPNRLKVVRRFLVLNGLRLALTEPGFWLRFFNRARR
- a CDS encoding lipopolysaccharide biosynthesis protein; translation: MLITLAGRLVQFGLLLVNIKVMTSLLVPTQYGLMSLYLAINLFFGFVFVNPVGTYINRHLRLWQGEGLLYSKFRLFLPYWAFLAIACFVGLIVARAAGLLFEDESLWALLICSLLVLSSTLFNTLVPSLNLLGHDKSFVILTVVTSALGLALSSLFVMIFEANAGNWLAGLVLSQVLGTCFSFAFYKRLGLKKTTSQAEPIIQVLSKSVFPYAWPVLLYTLLIWSSFQAYRFVIEEYFSLLELGLVVAGYSVAIQIIAATEQIANTWFLPRFYAECDSPNPAVRSQATAKYVCSMATPVILALFAVLTGADLLIKIMLGAAYQDTKIYLLLGVLIEAFRVVANATGLRFHQSRQTSRLVWPAFCALLLIIVLVAIQDLTLVSIMVSMIAGAIFLLVLMFDKSLLLNVFTAGARQFKVFPAALLVLVFLGLVVLKPYLEFQFYSALWVVLWALVGASYLRSVLKQVKQQ
- a CDS encoding glycosyltransferase, producing the protein MRRKIAVVTTSVLQVKFFLVPHLTELQKEFDVTLVLNNDYPELLASLGLPVRIKLMDIQRKVSPVKDLAALTKLVLFFRKEKFDMVHSVNPKAGLLAIVASWLVRVPVRAHIFQGEVWANKQGLWRFILKNLDRLVSFCATNLTVVSQSERRILIAEKVIGASKSRVLGNGSIGGVDLARFKPEPKTRSELRSRFGYEDQHVVYMYLGRLTGEKGLHELAQAFDRVASLHPEARLHLVGPDEDNIQQSYVGLIDRHPGRIQIEPFSKTPHHDLQVADVLVLPSHREGFGVVIIEAAALGVPAIGSRIYGISDALVEGQTGLMFQPKDHNDLAKVMVEMLDPQLRNALGEAARRRVQEQFDQHMVIAAFMEYHRTLLKATA
- a CDS encoding AI-2E family transporter; the encoded protein is MPNADTFQEKTDIRWEYASVIGILLIWVSILSLKIGVGLIAGLAIFALTRFTRRGFGRLLQPHINKFKGPFMRGLFGWLPTFMTTAVVAAAVVLLGVGLNSGVRFVLQTMTQQGPQLVEEALRNLNSVTASLPDTIRAHIPGKPSDLFKMISKDDSDFVGYIRSFGGASFFIFLQFVFALILGVSAALMVPAPVVGTAPRPLATAWIQTLENYVRCFTLLMGAQVYVSIWNTFCTAVFIYGILPAFDVVLPFRELLLMFTAVASLIPAAGNIMANTLILVLTIRYGVFVALGSVMYLFVIHKLEYFVNGYIIGRNVRASVPEMLIAIVLGEVAFGLPGLITAPVTYAFLKMHWQKWGWV